A single window of Acidimicrobiia bacterium DNA harbors:
- a CDS encoding ABC transporter ATP-binding protein produces MAMISSLAKNRTVEPGGANEPVLAVENLAVSFETRYGPAEVVSDVSFSLHPGETVALVGESGSGKSVTALAVMRLLEDTGSIARGSVRLDGKELTGLTEQEYRKVRGKEIAMIFQDPTTCLDPVYTVGHQLIEAIRIHNKISKKEARQRAIELLDLVGIPNPTRRIKQYQHEMSGGQRQRVMIAMALTCSPRMLIADEPTTALDVTVQAQILALLQELQQETGTAQLLITHDLAVVAEMADRVVVMYAGQVVEQGVAHEVLHSPQHPYTEALLRSMPSVATDKGDRLYAIEGVVPTARNMPSGCRFAARCEYATALCFNEAPVLNEWQPAHETRCWLRDPSKSEEMSQGALV; encoded by the coding sequence ATGGCTATGATTTCTAGCCTGGCCAAGAACCGTACGGTTGAGCCTGGGGGGGCGAACGAACCGGTATTAGCGGTTGAGAACTTGGCAGTGTCATTCGAGACGAGATACGGCCCAGCCGAAGTAGTTAGCGATGTCTCGTTCTCGCTGCATCCGGGCGAGACCGTGGCATTGGTGGGCGAAAGTGGATCCGGCAAGAGCGTTACCGCGCTCGCCGTGATGCGACTTTTGGAAGACACCGGTTCCATTGCTAGGGGAAGCGTTCGGCTCGACGGGAAAGAGCTAACCGGACTAACTGAACAGGAATACCGCAAGGTCCGTGGCAAGGAAATTGCCATGATCTTTCAAGACCCGACCACGTGTTTGGATCCCGTTTATACGGTTGGGCATCAACTCATTGAGGCTATACGGATTCACAACAAGATTTCTAAGAAAGAGGCCCGCCAACGCGCGATCGAGCTTCTCGATTTGGTCGGTATTCCAAATCCAACTCGGCGCATCAAGCAATATCAACACGAAATGTCGGGCGGGCAACGCCAGCGGGTAATGATCGCAATGGCCCTAACGTGTTCGCCGCGAATGTTGATTGCTGATGAGCCAACAACAGCACTCGACGTGACCGTGCAAGCCCAGATCTTGGCACTGTTGCAAGAATTGCAGCAGGAAACTGGTACCGCGCAGCTGTTAATTACTCACGATCTAGCCGTGGTGGCAGAAATGGCCGATCGGGTGGTGGTTATGTATGCCGGCCAAGTGGTGGAACAAGGAGTGGCCCATGAGGTCTTGCACTCTCCCCAGCACCCCTATACCGAGGCGTTGCTTCGAAGCATGCCGAGCGTGGCCACCGACAAAGGCGACCGCCTCTATGCCATTGAAGGTGTAGTTCCTACGGCTCGAAATATGCCTTCCGGGTGTCGTTTTGCTGCCCGTTGTGAATACGCAACAGCACTTTGTTTCAATGAAGCGCCCGTGCTTAATGAATGGCAGCCAGCCCACGAAACTCGTTGTTGGTTGCGTGACCCATCCAAGAGTGAAGAAATGAGCCAGGGGGCCTTGGTATGA
- a CDS encoding ABC transporter substrate-binding protein, with the protein MRFFRLLVVLAALGLLAGACGSDSGDSGGSGGGSGGGSTASSDGGDGGGGTSDEGEPIRGGTLRAHQVSDADTLDPLSTASYNVHYRVGLASSRLLKPSMDPQYDYGEAPMVGDLAEEWEISDDLLTYTFHLRDNVFWHDIAPVSGRKFVADDVVATFEAIQERGFQKYMLENVISIEAPDDLTVVLKLSEPFTPLLNYMGSHHMWIIPREGIEGEYDISKQTIGTGPFVMTKWEQNITTEYERNPNYFEEGIPYIDGVTWPVIADQGARSAAFRAGELDIVGAMTPREYESLQAAVKGSVLVKEIGTAPIRLYVNMEKEPFDDIRVRKAMNMALDRVGMGDALYMDGRYTGPVNAHIVRFALSSDELAEYYPYDPDEAKKLLAEAGYPDGFATTMMVTAGYGQTVVSGAEWVVEDLKAIGITADIDMVDYATYITQRWPQKQYDIAVGLQTPFQEADEWLRTQYYSEGARNWYGINDPELDDMIMEQTHIVDEDERIEAVKDIQRYILENVVNPMELWIGDAVGLLSPVVKGYHTQPQYGYNHYAYLWLDRS; encoded by the coding sequence ATGAGGTTTTTCCGCTTGTTAGTCGTCTTGGCTGCTTTAGGTCTGTTGGCCGGAGCATGCGGAAGTGATTCAGGCGACTCAGGGGGTAGTGGTGGCGGTTCCGGTGGTGGTTCTACCGCTAGCAGTGATGGAGGTGATGGCGGCGGTGGCACATCGGACGAAGGCGAACCGATCCGAGGCGGCACCCTGCGTGCCCATCAGGTATCTGACGCCGATACCCTTGATCCACTTTCAACGGCATCGTATAACGTGCACTATCGAGTTGGTCTCGCATCCAGTCGTTTGCTGAAGCCAAGCATGGACCCGCAATATGACTACGGTGAGGCGCCAATGGTTGGCGACCTGGCTGAAGAGTGGGAAATTTCCGACGACCTGTTGACCTATACCTTCCACCTGCGTGACAACGTCTTTTGGCATGACATCGCACCGGTGAGTGGCCGCAAGTTCGTAGCTGATGACGTCGTAGCTACTTTCGAAGCCATCCAAGAACGTGGTTTCCAAAAGTACATGCTCGAGAACGTCATTTCTATCGAAGCGCCTGACGACTTGACCGTTGTGCTCAAGCTTTCGGAACCCTTCACCCCGCTGTTGAACTACATGGGTAGTCACCACATGTGGATTATTCCTCGTGAGGGTATTGAGGGTGAATACGATATTTCGAAGCAAACCATTGGTACTGGTCCTTTCGTAATGACCAAATGGGAACAAAACATCACCACTGAATATGAGAGAAACCCGAACTATTTTGAAGAGGGTATTCCCTATATCGATGGCGTAACCTGGCCGGTAATTGCTGACCAAGGTGCCCGTTCGGCGGCCTTTAGGGCTGGAGAGCTCGACATCGTGGGCGCTATGACGCCGCGCGAGTATGAGTCGCTTCAAGCTGCGGTCAAGGGGTCAGTCCTTGTAAAGGAAATTGGTACTGCCCCAATTCGTCTCTATGTGAACATGGAGAAGGAACCCTTCGATGACATTCGGGTGCGCAAAGCCATGAACATGGCTTTGGATCGAGTCGGTATGGGCGACGCCTTGTATATGGACGGTCGTTACACGGGGCCAGTTAATGCTCACATCGTGCGCTTCGCGCTCTCGTCCGACGAGCTGGCTGAGTACTATCCTTATGACCCAGATGAAGCTAAGAAGCTGTTGGCTGAAGCGGGCTATCCCGATGGTTTCGCAACGACCATGATGGTGACAGCGGGTTACGGTCAAACCGTGGTTAGCGGTGCTGAGTGGGTGGTAGAAGACCTGAAGGCAATCGGCATCACCGCCGACATCGACATGGTCGACTACGCCACTTATATCACGCAACGTTGGCCGCAAAAGCAGTATGACATTGCGGTGGGCTTGCAGACCCCGTTCCAAGAAGCCGATGAATGGCTACGCACTCAGTATTACTCTGAGGGCGCACGTAACTGGTACGGAATTAACGATCCCGAGCTCGACGATATGATCATGGAGCAAACCCACATCGTGGATGAAGACGAGCGGATTGAAGCCGTCAAGGATATTCAGCGCTACATCCTAGAAAACGTGGTTAATCCCATGGAACTTTGGATCGGCGACGCTGTTGGTCTGCTGTCTCCGGTGGTGAAGGGATACCACACTCAGCCGCAGTACGGCTACAACCATTATGCCTACCTGTGGCTTGATCGAAGCTAA
- a CDS encoding aconitate hydratase — protein MTSNSFGAQGTISSGGKELEIFRLSALGDRVNKLPYSLKVLLENLLRHEDGVNVTTAEIEALANWDGGESDEASREISFMPARVLMQDFTGVPAVVDLAAMRDGVAALGGNPAAVRPLIPTELVIDHSVTVEAFNSMDAFQINAEVEFERNQERYRFLRWGQAAFHNFSVVPPDTGICHQVNLEYLSRVVFVSESGQAYPDTLVGTDSHTPMVNGLGVVGWGVGGIEAEAALLGQPISMLIPKVIGLKLLGELPEGTTATDLVLTVTELLRSEGVVGKFVELYGPGVSNIPLENRATLGNMSPEYGSTITIFPIDDETLRYMRFTGRSEEQVELVERYAKEQGMWFDPNATPTFTRTVELDLSTVVPSLAGPARPQDRVRLDEAKERFADALYSSMPSLEPGSAEAASAASFPASDPPSASEGVTGVGEPSTDVATPEPCANTEGRPHRHVEVTLEDGTEVPLDHGHVVIAAITSCTNTSNPQVMVAAGLLAKKAVEAGINRKPWVKSSLAPGSKVVMDYYREAGLMPYLEALGYHLVGFGCTTCIGNSGPLDPAISKAATEDDLALVSVLSGNRNFEGRINPDTRMNYLMSPPLVIAYALAGTMDIDLMNEPLGTGNDGNPVFLRDIWPTVDEVNETVNRSVKSEMFTQTYDQIFEGDDRWRSLDTPSGEHFAWDNENSTYIHKPPFFEGMTAEPEPLADITGARVLALLGDSVTTDHISPAGSIKADSPAGLWLQDHGVEPRDFNSYGSRRGNHEVMIRGTFGNIRLRNHLAPGTEGGFTTHLPTNEMTSIYSAAMRYQQERTPLLILAGAEYGSGSSRDWAAKGTKLLGVEAVLAKSFERIHRSNLIGMGVLPLEFLPGDSVETLGLSGRETYSIVGLSEVADSGPIPSQVTVRADDKEFAVSVRIDTPKEQEYYRHGGILHYVLRELARQDA, from the coding sequence GTGACATCCAACAGCTTTGGTGCCCAAGGCACTATTTCAAGCGGCGGTAAAGAACTCGAGATATTTCGGCTCAGCGCCTTAGGCGACCGTGTTAACAAGCTCCCGTACAGCCTGAAAGTGCTGCTGGAAAATTTGTTGCGGCACGAAGACGGGGTGAACGTAACCACCGCCGAAATTGAGGCACTGGCAAATTGGGACGGCGGGGAATCAGACGAAGCATCTCGCGAGATTTCCTTCATGCCAGCCCGTGTGTTGATGCAAGACTTTACCGGTGTGCCAGCCGTGGTCGACTTAGCCGCCATGCGTGATGGTGTGGCTGCTCTAGGTGGTAATCCGGCTGCCGTGCGACCACTCATTCCTACCGAGTTGGTGATTGACCACTCAGTCACGGTGGAAGCTTTCAACTCGATGGATGCCTTCCAAATAAACGCCGAAGTTGAGTTCGAACGAAACCAAGAACGTTACCGATTCTTACGATGGGGACAAGCAGCGTTTCATAACTTCAGCGTTGTTCCCCCAGATACTGGTATCTGTCATCAGGTCAACTTGGAATACCTAAGCCGTGTCGTTTTCGTGAGCGAATCGGGCCAGGCATACCCGGATACCTTGGTGGGAACCGATAGCCACACCCCAATGGTTAATGGCTTGGGAGTTGTTGGCTGGGGCGTGGGCGGCATCGAAGCCGAAGCAGCACTGCTGGGTCAACCCATCTCCATGCTGATTCCCAAGGTGATCGGGCTGAAATTGCTAGGCGAACTGCCCGAAGGTACCACTGCCACCGACTTGGTGCTTACGGTCACCGAGTTATTGCGCTCAGAAGGTGTCGTTGGGAAATTCGTCGAGCTGTATGGCCCTGGCGTGAGCAATATTCCTCTAGAAAACCGGGCCACTTTAGGCAACATGTCACCGGAATACGGTTCCACCATCACCATCTTCCCAATCGATGATGAGACCTTACGATATATGCGTTTTACCGGCCGTTCGGAAGAACAAGTTGAACTGGTAGAACGTTACGCCAAAGAACAAGGCATGTGGTTCGACCCGAACGCCACACCAACCTTCACCCGCACCGTCGAACTCGACCTCTCAACCGTGGTTCCAAGCCTGGCCGGACCAGCCCGACCCCAAGATAGGGTCCGTCTAGATGAGGCCAAAGAACGCTTCGCCGACGCCTTATATTCTTCCATGCCGAGCCTCGAGCCGGGCAGTGCTGAAGCGGCGTCAGCAGCGTCGTTCCCAGCGAGTGACCCGCCCTCAGCCTCAGAAGGTGTGACCGGGGTTGGAGAACCTAGCACCGACGTGGCCACACCCGAACCGTGCGCCAACACTGAAGGTCGCCCTCACCGGCATGTCGAGGTAACCCTTGAAGATGGTACCGAAGTACCCCTAGACCATGGCCATGTGGTGATTGCAGCCATTACTAGCTGCACTAACACCTCGAATCCTCAAGTCATGGTGGCGGCCGGGCTGTTAGCGAAAAAAGCGGTTGAAGCGGGTATCAACCGTAAGCCGTGGGTGAAGTCGTCGCTGGCACCCGGTTCAAAGGTGGTAATGGATTACTACCGAGAAGCTGGCCTTATGCCCTACTTGGAAGCGCTTGGCTACCACTTGGTGGGTTTTGGTTGCACTACTTGTATTGGCAACTCGGGGCCACTCGATCCGGCGATCTCAAAAGCCGCCACCGAAGACGATTTGGCTTTGGTCTCGGTGTTGTCAGGTAACCGCAACTTCGAAGGTCGAATTAACCCCGACACTCGTATGAACTATCTAATGTCACCACCACTGGTTATTGCTTACGCACTGGCCGGAACAATGGACATTGACTTGATGAACGAACCTTTGGGTACCGGTAACGACGGCAACCCGGTGTTCCTGCGAGACATTTGGCCCACGGTCGACGAAGTAAACGAAACCGTGAATCGAAGCGTTAAGTCGGAAATGTTTACCCAAACTTACGATCAGATTTTCGAAGGTGACGACCGCTGGCGTTCACTTGATACACCTTCTGGCGAGCATTTCGCCTGGGATAATGAGAATTCAACCTACATCCACAAACCACCGTTCTTTGAGGGAATGACCGCAGAGCCCGAACCGCTGGCCGATATAACCGGTGCACGCGTTCTGGCGCTTCTGGGAGACAGTGTCACCACCGACCACATTTCACCAGCGGGGTCGATCAAAGCCGATTCACCCGCCGGGCTATGGCTGCAAGACCATGGTGTTGAGCCCCGTGATTTCAACTCGTATGGCTCACGACGCGGCAACCACGAGGTCATGATCCGAGGAACCTTCGGCAACATTCGGCTACGAAACCATCTGGCCCCAGGCACCGAAGGCGGCTTCACAACCCACCTACCAACCAACGAAATGACCAGCATCTACAGTGCCGCGATGCGCTACCAACAAGAGCGCACTCCCCTACTCATTTTGGCCGGTGCCGAATATGGTTCCGGTTCTTCCCGAGACTGGGCAGCCAAAGGCACAAAATTGCTAGGGGTGGAAGCCGTGCTCGCGAAAAGCTTTGAGCGGATCCACCGTTCAAACCTAATCGGGATGGGGGTCTTACCCCTCGAGTTTCTACCGGGTGACTCGGTGGAAACATTGGGGCTTTCAGGCCGTGAAACCTACTCTATTGTGGGTCTAAGCGAAGTTGCTGATAGTGGTCCGATTCCAAGCCAGGTAACCGTGCGTGCCGACGACAAAGAATTCGCCGTCAGCGTGCGCATCGACACTCCAAAAGAGCAGGAATATTATCGCCACGGAGGAATTTTGCATTACGTGTTACGTGAGCTTGCCCGCCAAGACGCGTAG
- a CDS encoding adenylate/guanylate cyclase domain-containing protein, translated as MLRPSASFEAQAARVGTGVEPPAEVASRRSLPYVLRSFGFVDLSGFTLFTEEQGPHAATAELAGFREIVRQVAAARGVRVAKWLGDGAMLVGLEFGPMMATCVELAARCCQSPVPMRAGAALGAVLLFEGDDYVGPAVNLAARLCDIGEHSEVLVANLATDETPDWIASSQPYEIEIRGIGRVEICRLQMNDDVELPPLTL; from the coding sequence ATGTTAAGGCCGTCGGCCTCATTCGAAGCTCAAGCGGCTCGCGTCGGAACAGGGGTCGAACCGCCTGCGGAGGTGGCATCTCGGCGGTCATTACCATATGTGTTACGTTCCTTCGGCTTCGTCGACCTATCCGGTTTCACGCTATTTACTGAGGAGCAAGGTCCCCACGCCGCCACTGCCGAGCTCGCTGGATTCCGTGAAATTGTGCGTCAAGTTGCCGCGGCGCGTGGCGTGCGGGTTGCGAAATGGTTGGGTGATGGCGCCATGCTGGTCGGCTTAGAGTTCGGTCCAATGATGGCTACTTGTGTCGAATTGGCAGCCCGCTGTTGCCAATCCCCAGTGCCGATGCGTGCTGGTGCTGCACTAGGTGCGGTCCTGCTCTTTGAAGGTGATGACTATGTTGGTCCAGCGGTTAACCTGGCGGCGCGGCTGTGCGACATCGGCGAACATTCCGAGGTGTTGGTAGCAAATTTGGCCACCGACGAGACACCCGACTGGATCGCGAGCTCGCAGCCATATGAAATCGAGATTCGAGGAATTGGTCGGGTAGAAATTTGTCGTCTTCAAATGAATGACGATGTAGAGCTGCCCCCGCTCACCTTGTAA
- a CDS encoding NAD(P)/FAD-dependent oxidoreductase, which yields MDFNAGLAEISDEQIQSVVQAGDIPALLAALATALGDLRYIPAELTPAPAGFQDATYGLSPEEITSAKNLAIEGLAKLRDHVQAGHTPTRDVETEKLRQILSWAAGGASIDEYLELLQEELGLGDDLRAPNWNLATTAPDRNFRVLIVGAGMSGLLAAHRARQAGLEVVVIEKNAEVGGTWFENNYPGCRVDVSNLFYSYSFAQRTDWPEHFSSQEVLRDYFQSIAQKEGLNELIRFNTEVTEMRYNDDTATWSVSLRLPDDSVETIEANAIVSAVGQLNQPKMPDIKGLNRFTGPSFHSARWNPDVDLEQKRVVVIGTGASAAQLIPHLAETASHLTVFQRTPGWFLPSPQYTDRVNDEVMWLRQNLPTYTNWSRFWTFWRNVEGMMPFATVDPNWDGGERSVSAANDMMRELLTAYLRNEFAERPDLADKVIPEYPPFAKRFIMDNGIWAKTLMRENVELVTDGIAEITAEGVLDTTGRLHKADVIVFGTGFAASDFLTPMKVVGANGADLHQTWDGDARAYLGLTLPQFPNFFMLYGPNTNIVANGSIIYFSECGVNYIIDAIHQLLEQDAKAIDLKPEVHDRFNEAVDQENLQLAWGVSSVNSWYKNATGRTAQNWPFTLLDYWQRTHRADLSEYEIV from the coding sequence ATGGATTTCAACGCAGGCTTAGCTGAGATCAGCGACGAGCAAATCCAATCGGTGGTGCAGGCCGGCGACATTCCAGCATTGTTAGCGGCTCTCGCCACGGCCTTGGGCGATCTTCGCTATATTCCGGCTGAGCTAACCCCCGCACCAGCAGGATTCCAAGACGCCACCTACGGCCTCTCTCCCGAAGAAATCACCAGCGCCAAAAATCTTGCTATAGAGGGACTGGCGAAACTTCGTGATCACGTCCAGGCCGGTCATACCCCAACGCGCGACGTTGAAACAGAAAAACTTCGTCAGATTCTAAGCTGGGCTGCCGGTGGCGCATCAATCGATGAATACCTGGAGCTTCTTCAAGAAGAACTTGGCTTAGGCGATGATCTGCGAGCACCCAACTGGAATCTAGCGACCACAGCCCCAGACCGTAATTTTCGGGTACTAATAGTTGGCGCTGGCATGTCGGGCCTACTGGCCGCTCACCGCGCTCGCCAGGCCGGACTTGAGGTAGTCGTGATCGAAAAGAACGCCGAGGTTGGGGGCACCTGGTTCGAAAACAACTATCCGGGTTGCCGTGTTGATGTCTCTAATCTTTTTTATAGCTACTCATTTGCTCAACGGACCGACTGGCCAGAACATTTCTCAAGCCAGGAAGTGTTACGAGACTACTTCCAGTCGATCGCCCAAAAAGAAGGTCTAAACGAGTTAATTCGTTTCAACACTGAGGTGACGGAGATGCGCTATAACGACGACACCGCCACCTGGTCAGTATCGCTACGGCTGCCCGATGATTCTGTTGAAACCATAGAAGCCAACGCCATAGTTAGCGCCGTTGGACAACTCAACCAACCAAAAATGCCCGACATTAAGGGGCTCAATCGATTTACCGGCCCCTCCTTCCACTCAGCTCGCTGGAATCCTGATGTTGATCTTGAACAAAAACGAGTTGTGGTCATTGGAACTGGTGCCAGTGCCGCACAACTAATTCCGCACCTAGCAGAAACGGCTTCGCATTTGACGGTGTTCCAACGAACGCCCGGCTGGTTTCTACCTTCTCCCCAATACACCGACCGTGTGAACGACGAGGTTATGTGGCTACGCCAAAACCTGCCTACGTACACCAACTGGAGTCGTTTCTGGACGTTTTGGCGCAACGTCGAAGGCATGATGCCTTTCGCCACCGTCGACCCCAACTGGGATGGCGGAGAACGGTCCGTTAGTGCCGCTAACGACATGATGCGCGAGCTTCTGACCGCCTACTTGCGAAACGAGTTTGCCGAACGACCCGACCTGGCTGACAAGGTGATCCCGGAATATCCACCGTTCGCTAAGCGGTTCATCATGGATAACGGCATTTGGGCGAAGACGCTCATGCGAGAAAACGTTGAGTTGGTCACTGACGGTATCGCGGAAATTACCGCCGAGGGGGTACTAGATACGACTGGCAGGCTGCACAAAGCCGACGTAATAGTATTTGGCACCGGCTTTGCAGCCTCCGACTTTTTAACGCCTATGAAAGTAGTCGGTGCCAATGGTGCCGACCTGCACCAGACCTGGGATGGCGACGCTCGGGCCTATCTTGGCCTCACCCTGCCCCAATTCCCCAACTTTTTCATGTTGTATGGGCCAAACACCAACATCGTTGCCAACGGCAGCATTATTTATTTTTCAGAGTGCGGGGTGAACTACATCATTGACGCCATTCATCAATTGTTAGAGCAAGACGCCAAAGCGATCGACCTCAAACCTGAGGTGCACGATCGCTTTAATGAGGCTGTAGACCAAGAAAACCTGCAATTGGCCTGGGGTGTGTCAAGCGTGAACTCTTGGTACAAAAACGCCACTGGCCGAACCGCCCAGAACTGGCCTTTCACCTTGTTGGATTATTGGCAACGTACTCATCGAGCTGACCTCAGCGAATACGAAATCGTCTAA
- a CDS encoding TetR/AcrR family transcriptional regulator encodes MPSPTWERLPAERKAAIIAAAEAEFAAKGYTRGSLNVVAREAGVAKGSLFQYFDDKLDLFAFLCERASLRIGSSMAKITAELDWPNDYFGSLSQWLTEWVKYFSQNPIDLGLTAAVNLELDTHARIAVRDVVNRHYLAGLRRTVQRGLDCHAIRADADTEAAVALLLLVLPHVALAANLPGLDPLLNLDNDPSGGIERVVAILENALGSRCDGPAST; translated from the coding sequence ATGCCAAGCCCCACTTGGGAGCGCTTACCAGCCGAGCGCAAAGCGGCGATAATAGCGGCCGCCGAAGCCGAGTTCGCGGCAAAAGGCTACACCCGCGGCAGCCTGAACGTAGTGGCCCGCGAAGCTGGCGTCGCAAAGGGCAGCTTGTTTCAATATTTCGACGACAAGCTAGACCTGTTTGCTTTCTTATGTGAGCGTGCCAGCCTCCGTATTGGGTCTTCAATGGCGAAGATCACGGCGGAGCTTGATTGGCCCAATGATTATTTCGGTTCGTTATCACAGTGGCTAACCGAGTGGGTTAAGTATTTCAGCCAGAACCCGATAGACCTGGGCCTCACGGCAGCAGTGAACCTAGAGCTCGACACCCACGCTCGAATCGCAGTACGCGATGTTGTCAATCGCCATTACTTGGCCGGGCTGCGTCGCACGGTGCAACGTGGACTCGACTGCCACGCAATTCGTGCAGATGCTGACACCGAAGCCGCGGTGGCACTTCTACTTCTGGTACTACCGCACGTGGCGCTGGCGGCCAATTTGCCTGGTCTTGATCCGCTGTTAAATCTAGATAACGACCCGAGCGGGGGCATCGAGCGAGTGGTGGCAATTCTTGAAAATGCTTTGGGGTCTCGTTGCGACGGACCCGCCAGCACCTAG
- a CDS encoding DUF4214 domain-containing protein, whose product MARRVRKFLTLLLVLSVGLLAMAGQANADIEDVEVEIDEPLIILRSTGNGVDDSIVRLYEAVFQRAPDSGGLEFWVSRYRKGQSLTSIATFFTASAEFDARFGQLNSGDFVKLLYRHVLHREADLGGYNYWAPRVENRSLSRGGLVVQFSESAEFVSRTETLAPQAPPPVVPANSGNGRRIIYCVSCQHVWLVEADGFLTRDYPVSGRVNTPAPGTYSVFSKSPLAWAGYGGITMEYMVRYTWGNTLALGFHSIPKRPNGTFLQTEAELGQYRSSGCTRQRLEDAKFLYDWAPVGTTVVVLR is encoded by the coding sequence GTGGCCAGACGCGTGCGGAAGTTTTTGACATTGTTATTGGTATTGAGTGTTGGTTTGTTGGCCATGGCGGGCCAAGCCAACGCCGATATCGAAGACGTTGAAGTTGAAATTGACGAACCTTTGATAATCCTCCGCAGTACCGGAAACGGTGTGGACGATTCCATAGTGCGTCTCTACGAAGCGGTCTTTCAACGCGCCCCTGATTCAGGTGGTTTGGAATTTTGGGTGTCGCGCTACCGTAAAGGCCAAAGCCTCACCTCGATCGCAACCTTTTTCACGGCCTCAGCCGAATTTGATGCCAGGTTTGGGCAGCTCAATTCAGGCGATTTCGTAAAACTTCTGTACCGGCATGTATTGCACCGCGAGGCTGACCTTGGGGGCTATAACTATTGGGCGCCCAGGGTAGAGAACCGCAGCCTCTCGCGCGGTGGTCTGGTGGTGCAGTTTTCCGAATCAGCCGAGTTCGTAAGTCGCACCGAGACCTTGGCACCGCAAGCACCGCCTCCTGTGGTGCCTGCCAACTCGGGTAACGGTCGGCGCATTATTTACTGTGTTTCGTGTCAACACGTGTGGTTGGTCGAGGCTGACGGATTCCTTACCCGTGACTATCCAGTATCAGGGCGAGTGAATACCCCGGCACCAGGAACCTACAGTGTCTTTTCGAAATCTCCGTTGGCCTGGGCTGGCTACGGTGGCATCACCATGGAATATATGGTGCGCTACACCTGGGGAAATACCTTGGCACTAGGTTTTCACTCCATACCCAAACGGCCAAATGGAACATTCCTGCAAACCGAAGCAGAGCTTGGCCAGTATCGGTCAAGCGGATGTACCAGGCAGCGTTTAGAAGACGCTAAGTTCCTGTACGACTGGGCCCCGGTTGGTACCACCGTGGTGGTATTACGCTAG